A single genomic interval of Electrophorus electricus isolate fEleEle1 chromosome 2, fEleEle1.pri, whole genome shotgun sequence harbors:
- the drd4-rs gene encoding dopamine receptor D4 related sequence isoform X2: MVGNVTPASGSRNSGSDKGPGEDAEHYNYLALACGIPLILIIILGNVLVCLSVLTERSLKTATNYFIVSLAVADLLLAVLVLPLYVYSEFLGGKWTLSMYICDALMTMDVMLCTASILNLCAISIDRYIAVVVPLKYNRNQFSVRQLALITATWVLSLGVASPIFSLNQVPNRNKDICKLEDDKFVVYSSVCSFFVPCPVMLLLYYWMFRGLKRWSSGRSRSHLNRVPRGRHSLSLRLGDALQREKGRSREKVEYLMPGGLSPAFFPTTPASPLSPANLATATMDEQGDGQTPAAKNDPMTMQMDSASEVENVEKATESGSVRENGLVKNQEVRRGRRHSKSSRVSGRERKAMKVLPIVVGVFLACWTPFFVVHVTNVLCESCDIGPTLISVVTWLGYVNSAVNPIIYTAFNAEFRNVFHKLLCCHSGD, encoded by the exons ATGGTGGGTAATGTGACACCTGCCAGCGGCAGCAGGAACAGTGGTAGCGACAAAGGCCCAGGGGAAGACGCTGAGCACTACAACTACCTGGCGCTGGCGTGCGGAATCCccctcatcctcatcatcatcctgGGCAACGTGCtggtgtgtctgagtgtgctgACTGAGCGTTCGCTCAAGACTGCCACGAACTACTTCATTGTCAGCCTGGCGGTGGCTGACCTTTTGCTGGCTGTGCTGGTGCTGCCACTCTACGTATACTCAGAG TTCCTTGGTGGAAAGTGGACTCTAAGTATGTACATTTGTGATGCACTGATGACCATGGATGTGATGCTCTGCACTGCTTCAATACTAAATCTATGTGCTATCAGCATCGACAG GTACATAGCAGTAGTAGTGCCTCTGAAATACAACAGGAACCAGTTTAGTGTTCGTCAGCTGGCCTTGATCACAGCCACATGGGTGCTGTCCCTGGGTGTGGCGAGTCCAATATTCAGCCTGAACCAGGTGCCCAACAGAAACAAGGACATATGCAAACTGGAGGACGACAAGTTTGTGGTGTACTCCTCGGTGTGCTCATTCTTCGTGCCCTGCCCTGTCATGCTCCTGCTCTACTACTGGATGTTTCGTGGCTTGAAGCGCTGGAGCTCCGGCCGCAGCCGCTCACACCTGAACCGGGTCCCTAGAGGGCGCCACAGCCTGTCCCTGCGCCTGGGGGATGCActgcagagggagaaaggcCGCAGCAGGGAGAAAGTGGAGTATCTCATGCCAGGTGGCCTCAGCCCCGCCTTCTTCCCCACCACACCAGCTAGCCCGCTGTCGCCCGCCAACCTGGCAACCGCAACCATGGACGAGCAGGGAGACGGACAGACCCCGGCGGCCAAGAATGACCCGATGACCATGCAGATGGACAGCGCATCAGAAGTGGAGAACGTAGAGAAGGCTACTGAGAGCGGGAGTGTGCGGGAAAACGGGCTGGTGAAGAACCAGGAGGTGCGGAGAGGGCGTCGCCATAGCAAGAGTAGCAGAGTAAGCGGGCGAGAACGTAAAGCCATGAAGGTGCTGCCCATCGTTGTGG GTGTGTTCCTGGCATGTTGGACGCCCTTCTTCGTAGTGCATGTGACAAATGTACTATGTGAGTCATGTGACATTGGACCAACACTGATCAGTGTGGTCACATGGCTTGGTTATGTCAACAGTGCTGTCAACCCCATCATCTACACTGCCTTCAACGCTGAATTCAGGAATGTCTTTCACAAACTCCTGTGCTGTCACTCAGGAGACTAG
- the drd4-rs gene encoding dopamine receptor D4 related sequence isoform X1: MFALMKSHGCIIHSARIRALHTLTSAVTSHSVQDLIGLLQDADCRPAAEPGGTMVGNVTPASGSRNSGSDKGPGEDAEHYNYLALACGIPLILIIILGNVLVCLSVLTERSLKTATNYFIVSLAVADLLLAVLVLPLYVYSEFLGGKWTLSMYICDALMTMDVMLCTASILNLCAISIDRYIAVVVPLKYNRNQFSVRQLALITATWVLSLGVASPIFSLNQVPNRNKDICKLEDDKFVVYSSVCSFFVPCPVMLLLYYWMFRGLKRWSSGRSRSHLNRVPRGRHSLSLRLGDALQREKGRSREKVEYLMPGGLSPAFFPTTPASPLSPANLATATMDEQGDGQTPAAKNDPMTMQMDSASEVENVEKATESGSVRENGLVKNQEVRRGRRHSKSSRVSGRERKAMKVLPIVVGVFLACWTPFFVVHVTNVLCESCDIGPTLISVVTWLGYVNSAVNPIIYTAFNAEFRNVFHKLLCCHSGD, encoded by the exons ATGTTTGCGCTGATGAAGAGTCACGGATGCATCATACACAGTGCCAGAATACGAGCGCTACACACACTGACGTCAGCCGTCACGTCCCATTCAGTGCAGGACTTGATAGGCCTTTTGCAAG ATGCTGACTGCAGGCCGGCTGCAGAACCCGGGGGCACCATGGTGGGTAATGTGACACCTGCCAGCGGCAGCAGGAACAGTGGTAGCGACAAAGGCCCAGGGGAAGACGCTGAGCACTACAACTACCTGGCGCTGGCGTGCGGAATCCccctcatcctcatcatcatcctgGGCAACGTGCtggtgtgtctgagtgtgctgACTGAGCGTTCGCTCAAGACTGCCACGAACTACTTCATTGTCAGCCTGGCGGTGGCTGACCTTTTGCTGGCTGTGCTGGTGCTGCCACTCTACGTATACTCAGAG TTCCTTGGTGGAAAGTGGACTCTAAGTATGTACATTTGTGATGCACTGATGACCATGGATGTGATGCTCTGCACTGCTTCAATACTAAATCTATGTGCTATCAGCATCGACAG GTACATAGCAGTAGTAGTGCCTCTGAAATACAACAGGAACCAGTTTAGTGTTCGTCAGCTGGCCTTGATCACAGCCACATGGGTGCTGTCCCTGGGTGTGGCGAGTCCAATATTCAGCCTGAACCAGGTGCCCAACAGAAACAAGGACATATGCAAACTGGAGGACGACAAGTTTGTGGTGTACTCCTCGGTGTGCTCATTCTTCGTGCCCTGCCCTGTCATGCTCCTGCTCTACTACTGGATGTTTCGTGGCTTGAAGCGCTGGAGCTCCGGCCGCAGCCGCTCACACCTGAACCGGGTCCCTAGAGGGCGCCACAGCCTGTCCCTGCGCCTGGGGGATGCActgcagagggagaaaggcCGCAGCAGGGAGAAAGTGGAGTATCTCATGCCAGGTGGCCTCAGCCCCGCCTTCTTCCCCACCACACCAGCTAGCCCGCTGTCGCCCGCCAACCTGGCAACCGCAACCATGGACGAGCAGGGAGACGGACAGACCCCGGCGGCCAAGAATGACCCGATGACCATGCAGATGGACAGCGCATCAGAAGTGGAGAACGTAGAGAAGGCTACTGAGAGCGGGAGTGTGCGGGAAAACGGGCTGGTGAAGAACCAGGAGGTGCGGAGAGGGCGTCGCCATAGCAAGAGTAGCAGAGTAAGCGGGCGAGAACGTAAAGCCATGAAGGTGCTGCCCATCGTTGTGG GTGTGTTCCTGGCATGTTGGACGCCCTTCTTCGTAGTGCATGTGACAAATGTACTATGTGAGTCATGTGACATTGGACCAACACTGATCAGTGTGGTCACATGGCTTGGTTATGTCAACAGTGCTGTCAACCCCATCATCTACACTGCCTTCAACGCTGAATTCAGGAATGTCTTTCACAAACTCCTGTGCTGTCACTCAGGAGACTAG